The following are from one region of the Rutidosis leptorrhynchoides isolate AG116_Rl617_1_P2 unplaced genomic scaffold, CSIRO_AGI_Rlap_v1 contig43, whole genome shotgun sequence genome:
- the LOC139883646 gene encoding uncharacterized mitochondrial protein AtMg00310-like, giving the protein MNFKLIAEKVWKRLNSWSTRFSSNAGKDVLIKAVIQAIPTYAMGCFIIPAAILKDIEKAIRCFWWKGSEKIRWVNWNIMAGSKRNGGMGLRNLTAFNHAMLAKQGWRLMQNPDSLLSRSLKAKYFPFASFQEANLGNNPSLTWRSILKGRETLLKGGIWRIANGDSIRIREDIWHPSINLSSQHLDSLQERGITRASQLLREGRSWNFTLLRSILGNQLAQQISSIPTRRSGSDVIAWSGTKDNDFTVRSAYYVALDCLHLDTVSNIHPLFWSLI; this is encoded by the coding sequence ATGAACTTCAAACTTATAGCGGAGAAAGTGTGGAAGAGACTCAATTCGTGGTCAACCAGGTTTTCTTCTAATGCTGGTAAGGATGTTCTTATTAAAGCAGTCATACAAGCCATCCCCACCTATGCCATGGGCTGTTTCATTATTCCAGCGGCCATTCTGAAAGATATCGAAAAAGCAATCCGTTGTTTTTGGTGGAAAGGGTCCGAGAAAATCAGGTGGGTGAATTGGAATATCATGGCTGGCTCGAAGAGAAATGGTGGCATGGGTCTTCGAAACCTGACAGCGTTCAATCATGCCATGTTAGCTAAACAAGGTTGGAGATTAATGCAGAATCCTGATTCACTCCTATCCAGATCTCTCAAGGCCAAGTATTTCCCTTTTGCATCCTTTCAAGAAGCCAATCTCGGGAATAATCCCTCTCTCACTTGGAGGAGCATTCTAAAAGGAAGAGAAACCCTCCTCAAGGGCGGTATCTGGCGTATAGCTAATGGGGATTCAATACGAATTAGAGAAGACATTTGGCATCCTTCCATCAATCTCTCATCTCAACATCTCGATTCACTTCAGGAAAGAGGCATCACTAGGGCTTCGCAACTGCTCAGGGAGGGAAGATCTTGGAACTTCACACTTTTGAGATCTATCCTGGGGAATCAGTTAGCACAACAAATTTCATCTATACCAACTAGAAGATCAGGTTCAGATGTTATTGCTTGGAGCGGAACCAAAGACAATGATTTCACTGTTCGAAGTGCGTATTATGTGGCGCTGGATTGTCTCCATCTTGACACTGT